The Humulus lupulus chromosome 3, drHumLupu1.1, whole genome shotgun sequence genome window below encodes:
- the LOC133825654 gene encoding uncharacterized protein LOC133825654: protein MLKSKIPPKLKDPGSFTIPCSIGGRDVGRALCDLGASIILMPMSIFKKLGIGEARPTTVTLQLADRSMAHPEGKIEDVLVQVDKFIFLADFIILDYEADRDVPIILGRPFLATRRTLIDVQNGELTMRVNDQQVTFSVFKAMKFPDDIEECSRLSMMKNLAKRRSPKSHG from the exons ATGTTAAAAAGCAAGATTCCTCCTAAATTGAAAGATCCGGGCAGCTTTACAATTCCATGTTCAATTGGTGGAAGAGATGTGGGAAGAGCTCTATGTGACTTAGGTGCTAGTATTATTCTAATGCCTATGTCAATTTTCAAAAAGCTAGGCATTGGGGAAGCTCGACCAACCACAGTTACTTTGCAATTGGCGGACCGTTCTATGGCTCATCCggaaggaaaaattgaagatgtTCTAGTGCAAGTTGACAAGTTCATCTTTCTGGCCGACTTCATTATTCTTGATTATGAAGCGGATAGAGATGTACCAATCATTTTGGGGAGGCCGTTTCTTGCTACCCGGAGGACTTTGATTGATGTGCAAAATGGAGAACTTACCATGAGGGTGAATGATCAACAAGTGACCTTTAGTGTTTTCAAAGCCATGAAGTTTCCGGATGACATCGAAGAATGCTCTAGATTGAGT atgatgaagaatttaGCAAAGAGGAGGAGTCCCAAGTCACATGGGTAG
- the LOC133825655 gene encoding uncharacterized protein LOC133825655 — translation METFYNGLNAASRMVLDASANGAILSKTYNEAFEILERIASNNYQWSNTRAPTCRKVAGVLEVDALTALIAQMASMTNILKNMSMGGNVQPAAAIQSAEVSCVYCGDGHTFENCPSNLASVFYVGNQNSNRNNNPYSNTYNPSWRHHPNLSWGGQGASSSGAPTQGKQSYPPGFSQQPRPQQPHSPQGSQTSSLENLMRDYMAKNDVVIQSQAASLRNLEIQLGHLANDLKNRPQGSLPSDTENPRRDGKEQCKAINLRSGKNMEVNEEKTKGSKEPTSIQTEGETSKKPASAAVEFSPIETASGQHSTIEKTLHKPPPPFPQRFKKTAARWPIQEVFGCFEAAPYQHSLGGSFGANAQLCKVFERHFDKKEEAW, via the coding sequence ATGGAGACATTTTACAATGGTCTCAATGCAGCCTCTCGAATGGTATTGGATGCTTCAGCCAATGGAGCCATTCTTTCCAAGACTTATAACgaagcatttgagattttggaaagaaTAGCAAGCAACAACTACCAATGGTCAAATACTAGAGCTCCTACATGCCGAAAAGTAGCGGGTGTTCTTGAAGTAGATGCTCTAACCGCTCTAATCGCTCAAATGGCCTCAATGACCAACATTTTAAAGAACATGAGTATGGGAGGAAATGTACAGCCAGCTGCTGCCATTCAAAGTGCAGAAGTATCATGTGTGTATTGTGGGGACGGGCATACTTTTGAGAATTGCCCTTCAAATCTAGCTTCGGTCTTCTATGTGGGTAATCAAAACTCCAATCGCAACAACAACCCATATTCGAACACTTACAATCCATCATGGAGGCATCATCCAAATCTGtcatgggggggtcaaggagcaagttcaagtGGAGCACCAACACAAGGAAAACAGTCATATCCACCGGGATTTTCTCAACAACCAAGACCTCAACAACCACACTCACCTCAAGGCTCTCAAACAAGTTCTTTGGAGAATTTAATGAGAGATTATATGGCCAAGAATGACGTAGTAATTCAAAGCCAGGCAGCTTCTCTTCGGAATTTGGAAATTCAATTGGGGCATTTAGCTAATGACTTGAAAAATCGACCCCAAGGTTCTTTGCCAAGTGACACCGAGAATCCAAGGAGGGATGGCAAAGAACAATGCAAGGCAATCAATCTACGAagtgggaaaaatatggaagtgaaTGAGGAGAAAACAAAGGGCAGCAAGGAGCCTACTTCAATCCAAACCGAAGGGGAAACGAGTAAAAAACCAGCAAGTGCAGCTGTTGAATTCTCCCCAATTGAAACAGCATCGGGTCAGCATTCTACTATAGAAAAGACTTTACACAAGCCACCTCCGCCATTTCCTCAACGATTCAAAAAAACAGCAGCAAGATGGCCAATTCAGGAAGTTTTTGGATGTTTTGAAGCAGCTCCATATCAACATTCCCttggtggaagctttggagcAAATGCCCAATTATGTAAAGTTTTTGAAAGACATTTTGACAAGAAAGAGGAGGCTTGGTGA